Proteins encoded together in one Alphaproteobacteria bacterium window:
- a CDS encoding TIR domain-containing protein produces MMNKSKDLPLKLFISYSWSSENHQQWVLKLATELRCKGVDVILDKWDLKEGSCMYTFMEKMVSDEAITKVIIICDKEYQEKADKKTGGVGTETQIISPKVYNKANQNKFVAVISEKDNNSKPYLPAYLENRIHIDLSDDGMYSANFKQLLRWIYDKPTHIKPPIGQKPKFLNAETSVFFENNIEFEDLKGSIRDSNGNAEGRLDEFLSNFINQLGKFRIAKSKEDSRFYDELLLESIEKFIPYRNQIIELITLTVRYDCLNFVRKFHKFFEELFRYTQVPSVKRRFNEQDSENFKFILHELFLYTIAIFLKHEKFDMACDLMHTEYYLDKKYNSQDDKMSSYYAFYSHLHSLAERNIRLKLNRVSVHADLLKDRSIASGVEFNYLIQADFILYLYSKLNIESWVSWHPMTMVYLGYEGNSSKFRLFSEAKSAKHFVNIKKIFNIKSKEDFTSWLNDTNPLKEFGNALLHLSLENLVNYDLLDTAA; encoded by the coding sequence ATGATGAATAAATCAAAAGACTTACCATTAAAGTTATTTATATCATATAGTTGGAGTAGTGAAAATCATCAACAATGGGTTCTTAAACTAGCCACAGAGCTAAGATGCAAAGGAGTTGATGTAATACTTGATAAATGGGATTTAAAGGAAGGAAGCTGTATGTATACTTTCATGGAAAAAATGGTTTCTGATGAAGCGATTACAAAAGTAATCATTATATGTGATAAAGAATATCAAGAAAAAGCAGATAAAAAAACAGGAGGAGTTGGTACGGAGACTCAAATTATATCTCCAAAGGTTTATAATAAAGCAAATCAGAACAAATTTGTTGCTGTGATTTCTGAAAAGGATAACAACAGTAAACCATATTTGCCAGCTTACCTAGAAAATAGGATTCATATAGATTTGAGTGACGATGGTATGTATTCTGCTAATTTTAAACAATTGCTAAGGTGGATATATGATAAACCTACTCACATAAAACCGCCTATAGGACAAAAGCCAAAATTCCTAAATGCAGAAACTTCTGTTTTCTTTGAAAATAACATTGAGTTTGAAGATTTAAAAGGCTCTATTAGAGACTCCAATGGAAATGCAGAAGGTAGATTAGATGAATTTTTATCTAATTTTATTAATCAGCTTGGAAAATTCAGAATCGCTAAATCTAAAGAGGATAGCAGATTTTATGATGAATTATTATTAGAAAGTATAGAGAAGTTTATTCCGTACAGAAACCAAATAATTGAGCTGATAACTTTAACTGTAAGATATGATTGTTTAAATTTCGTAAGAAAATTTCATAAATTTTTTGAAGAATTATTTCGCTATACTCAAGTGCCAAGTGTAAAACGGCGCTTCAATGAACAAGATTCTGAGAATTTTAAATTTATATTACATGAGCTATTCCTTTATACCATTGCGATTTTTCTGAAACATGAGAAATTTGACATGGCATGTGATCTTATGCACACTGAATATTACTTGGACAAAAAATATAATTCTCAGGATGATAAAATGAGTTCTTATTACGCTTTTTATTCACACCTTCATTCTTTAGCAGAGAGAAACATAAGATTAAAATTGAATAGAGTGTCTGTGCATGCTGATCTCTTGAAAGATCGCTCAATAGCTTCAGGGGTAGAATTTAATTATCTAATTCAAGCAGATTTTATATTATATCTTTATAGTAAACTAAACATTGAGTCTTGGGTAAGTTGGCATCCTATGACTATGGTGTATTTAGGATATGAAGGTAATAGTTCAAAATTCAGGCTTTTTTCAGAAGCTAAGTCAGCAAAGCATTTTGTGAATATAAAAAAGATATTCAATATTAAATCCAAAGAAGATTTTACTTCTTGGCTTAATGATACAAATCCATTAAAAGAATTTGGCAATGCTTTATTGCATTTGTCCTTAGAAAATTTGGTGAATTACGATTTACTGGATACAGCAGCATAA
- a CDS encoding virulence RhuM family protein — MKVKLEKFSNFVIFQTASGKVHIDVFFKDDNLWLTQKKIAELFETTKQNISLHLKNIFADNELEEISVVKDFLTTAEDGKNYKTKFYNLDAIIAVGYRVNSYQATQFRIWATKIIKEYTIKGFAMDDNRLKQIKNFGKDYFDELLERIREIRASERRIYQKITDIYALSADYDKNAPATKDFFATVQNKLHFAITGNTAAEIIYNEADSKKAFMGLKTWNDAPDGIILKNDVSIAKNYLGKKHIKELERIVASYVDLAENRAERGIVTNMQDWITFLNKFLDISDYPILADKGKVTALEAKLKAENEFEKFRVIQDKNFQNDFDRAISKMEKLKKPVIEKELTERFLDSKSEKSHREPSQSK; from the coding sequence ATGAAAGTTAAATTAGAGAAATTTAGCAACTTCGTTATTTTCCAAACCGCATCAGGAAAAGTTCATATCGATGTGTTTTTTAAAGATGATAATCTGTGGCTTACGCAAAAGAAAATAGCAGAACTATTTGAGACAACAAAACAAAATATCAGTCTGCATTTAAAAAATATATTTGCAGATAATGAGTTAGAAGAAATCTCAGTAGTAAAGGATTTCTTGACAACTGCCGAAGATGGGAAAAATTACAAAACTAAATTTTATAATTTAGATGCAATTATTGCCGTTGGTTATCGGGTTAATTCCTACCAAGCAACTCAGTTTAGAATTTGGGCAACTAAAATCATAAAAGAATATACTATCAAAGGCTTTGCTATGGATGATAATCGTCTCAAGCAAATCAAAAATTTTGGAAAAGATTACTTTGACGAGCTACTGGAACGGATTCGAGAGATTAGAGCTAGTGAGCGGAGAATTTATCAAAAAATCACTGATATTTACGCTCTTTCTGCTGATTATGATAAAAACGCACCAGCTACCAAAGACTTCTTTGCAACTGTTCAAAACAAGCTCCATTTTGCTATTACTGGCAATACTGCCGCTGAAATAATTTATAATGAAGCAGACTCTAAAAAAGCCTTTATGGGTTTAAAAACTTGGAATGATGCTCCAGATGGAATAATATTAAAAAATGATGTCTCAATTGCCAAAAATTACTTAGGCAAAAAACACATTAAAGAACTAGAACGAATCGTAGCCTCTTATGTTGATTTAGCCGAGAATCGAGCAGAGAGAGGAATTGTCACTAATATGCAAGATTGGATTACTTTCCTAAATAAATTCCTAGATATTTCAGATTATCCTATTCTAGCAGACAAAGGCAAAGTAACTGCTTTGGAAGCAAAGCTAAAAGCAGAAAACGAGTTTGAGAAATTCAGAGTTATCCAAGATAAAAATTTTCAAAATGATTTTGATAGAGCTATTTCCAAGATGGAAAAGCTCAAAAAGCCAGTTATTGAAAAAGAATTAACAGAAAGATTCTTGGATTCTAAAAGTGAAAAATCACATCGAGAACCAAGCCAAAGCAAGTGA